A region of Salvia splendens isolate huo1 chromosome 17, SspV2, whole genome shotgun sequence DNA encodes the following proteins:
- the LOC121773748 gene encoding protein EMSY-LIKE 3-like: protein MDEYGPYDSSGTDDDFPPPHQNRMSRGGRISGNGRPAAVGSLPFPRMYEDTDMETKIHQLEQEAYSSVLRAFKAQADAISWEKEGLITELRKELRLSNEEHRDLLNRVNADETIRRIREWRQSGGALQPVMHNASQAGREPLPSPSISASRKKQKIASSLPSQSFGGPTPSFHPQSMAAANQPSSSAAKRGPMMGAKGKKHKSMPPGASSMKMQYPSGPAGRGQFSNRMAGGLATEPVEGASFDSLIGRKVRTRWPDDNNFYEAVITNFNPIEGRHCLVYDLGTNHETIEWVDLTEISPEDIQWEGEDPGIFHHGGYGGPGHGPNRHLGRDSAPGAGRGRGMVKGQSRKDFQPSQNGIGKKGPDDIQLLHTDTLIKEVERVFSANHPDPVEIEKAKKVLKEHEQSLTEAIARLGDLSDGESDEGGRFLHAQAMNRER, encoded by the exons GAACTGATGATGATTTCCCCCCACCACATCAAAATAGAATGTCAAGAGGAGGTCGCATTTCTGGTAATGGAAGGCCTGCTGCTGTGGGTTCTTTGCCATTTCCCAGGATGTATGAAGATACTGATATGGAAACTAAAATTCACCAGCTTGAGCAAGAAGCATACAGTTCAGTTTTAAGAGCCTTTAAAGCTCAAGCTGATGCCATTTCTTGG GAGAAGGAAGGTTTAATTACCGAGCTTAGGAAAGAATTAAGATTATCAAATGAAGAGCACAGGGACCTCCTAAACAGGGTTAATGCAGATGAAACAATTCGAAGGATAAG GGAATGGAGACAGTCGGGTGGTGCTCTTCAACCAGTCATGCATAATGCTTCTCAAGCCGGCCGTGAACCATTACCTAGTCCATCCATCTCAGCTTCTCGCAAGAAGCAGAAGATAGCTTCCTCGTTACCTTCTCAGTCCTTTGGTGGGCCAACTCCTTCTTTCCATCCCCAGTCAATGGCTGCAGCTAATCAGCCATCTTCATCAGCAGCTAAGCGTGGACCCATGATGGGTGCGAAAGGAAAAAAGCATAAATCA ATGCCTCCTGGTGCATCTTCAATGAAAATGCAGTATCCTTCTGGTCCCGCTGGAAGGGGCCAATTTAGTAACCGTATGGCTGGTGGCCTTGCAACTGAACCTGTAGAAGGAGCATCATTTGATTCATTAATTGGAAGGAAAGTCAGGACTAGGTGGCCTGATGATAATAACTTCTATGAAGctgttataactaattttaatccTATTGAG GGACGGCATTGTCTTGTTTATGATCTAGGTACTAATCATGAAACAATAGAGTGGGTTGACCTTACTGAG ATTTCTCCTGAAGATATACAGTGGGAAGGTGAAGACCCTGGAATTTTCCATCATGGGGGTTATGGCGGACCAGGTCATGGACCGAATAGACATCTTGGGCGGGATAGTGCTCCAGGTGCTGGAAGAGGGCGGGGAATGGTGAAGGGTCAATCCAGAAAGGACTTCCAACCATCACAGAATGGCATCGGAAAGAAGGGACCAGATGACATTCAGTTGCTTCACACCGACACTCTAATTAAGGAG GTAGAGAGAGTTTTTAGTGCTAATCATCCAGACCCTGTAGAGATAGAGAAGGCAAAGAAAGTGCTAAAG GAGCATGAACAATCTCTTACTGAGGCAATTGCAAGGCTCGGTGATTTATCTGATGGGGAGAGTG ATGAGGGTGGCCGTTTTTTACATGCACAAGCTATGAATAGGGAAAGATAA
- the LOC121775563 gene encoding zinc finger CCCH domain-containing protein 14-like has translation MDFGRKRGRPDAAFSGNGGFKRSREEMDSFTTGVGSKSKPCTKFFSTAGCSFGDACHFQHYVPGYSAHTQLANMGVKIAAPVGRNTPSFSDSPSPNMKTKLCNRLNTPEGCRYGNKCHFAHSEMELGKPATPGFDDQRMRGGYSQRHESSQHSVGNFGASATAKISIDASFAGPIIGKNGANSKQICRQTGVKLSIKEHETDPSQRNIELEGTFDQIKEASSMVRQLIMNITESSSGHQENHHHSMGGSYSHGGPPNSSNHYKKRMCEKFPKGLCTFGERCHFAHSAAELRNSLA, from the exons ATGGATTTCGGGCGCAAAAGGGGCAGACCAGACGCCGCCTTCTCTGGGAATGGAGGCTTCAAAAGGTCGAGAGAAG AAATGGACTCGTTTACAACTGGTGTAGGAAGCAAATCAAAGCCTTGCACGAAGTTTTTCAG CACGGCAGGGTGCTCTTTTGGCGATGCTTGCCATTTTCAGCATTATGTTCCTGGGTACAGTGCGCACACCCAGTTAGCAAACATGGGTGTTAAGATTGCTGCGCCTGTTGGAAGGAATACACCATCCTTTTCTGATTCACCGTCCCCAAACATGAAAACAAAGCTTTGCAACAGGTTAAACACTCCTGAGGGATGCAGATATGGAAACAAATGCCACTTTGCCCATAGCGAGATGGAGCTTGGCAAGCCAGCCACTCCAGGATTCGATGATCAACGAATGAGAGGTGGGTATTCCCAACGCCATGAGTCATCCCAACATTCTGTGGGAAACTTTGGCGCATCAGCAACTGCTAAAATCAGCATTGACGCGTCCTTTGCTGGGCCCATTATTGGGAAAAATGGTGCCAACTCAAAGCAGATTTGTCGGCAGACTGGTGTTAAGCTTTCCATAAAGGAGCATGAGACAGATCCGAGTCAGCGGAATATTGAGCTTGAAGGAACATTCGATCAGATAAAGGAGGCTAGTTCGATGGTACGCCAACTCATTATGAATATCACTGAATCCTCATCCGGTCATCAAGAGAATCATCATCATTCTATGGGAGGCTCGTATAGTCATGGAGGTCCACCAAACAGCAGCAACCATTACAAGAAGAGGATGTGCGAGAAATTCCCCAAGGGATTGTGCACTTTTGGAGAGAGATGCCATTTTGCTCATTCCGCTGCTGAATTACGGAACTCATTGGCTTAA
- the LOC121773375 gene encoding homeobox-leucine zipper protein HOX11-like, which yields MELGLSLGDASKSLGFLKDNNSSTNQDLTKPTGFDFCMSLGLSSKENGEDDDTSAEDGSDDNQEETPLQLNLLPLAPLPLPRLWSSDNGSSENGSSGKGLDVNRTPAAEEASSANKREFDAAGNDNDDDNALNTRRKLRLSKEQSAFLEESFKEHSTLNPKQKLALAKQLNLKARQVEVWFQNRRARTKLKQTEVDCEYLKRCCETLTEENRRLHKELQELRALKTSNPFYMQLPATTLTMCPSCERVASTTAAAPAAVKADSNIPKAIPFPLARPRFYPFPQAHPNQPAAS from the exons ATGGAGCTTGGCTTGAGCTTGGGGGATGCCTCAAAATCCCTAGGATTCTTGAAAGATAACAACTCCTCCACAAATCAAGATCTCACCAAGCCCACCGGCTTCGATTTCTGCATGTCTTTGGGGCTTAGCTCCAAAGAAAACGGCGAAGACGATGATACATCGGCAGAGGATGGAAGCGATGATAATCAAGAGGAAACTCCTCTGCAGCTGAATCTTCTCCCTCTcgctcctcttcctcttcctcgccTTTGGTCTTCTGATAATG GGAGCTCGGAAAATGGGTCGTCGGGGAAGGGGTTGGACGTGAACCGGAcgccggcggcggaggaggccTCGTCGGCGAACAAGCGCGAATTCGACGCCGCCGGCAACGACAACGACGACGACAACGCCCTCAACACCCGGAGAAAGCTCCGCCTCTCCAAAGAGCAATCGGCGTTTCTTGAAGAGAGCTTTAAGGAGCACAGCACCCTCAATCCT AAGCAAAAACTGGCGCTGGCGAAGCAGCTGAATCTCAAAGCGAGACAGGTGGAGGTGTGGTTCCAGAACAGAAGAGCAAG AACAAAGCTGAAGCAAACGGAGGTGGACTGTGAATACTTGAAGAGATGCTGCGAAACGCTGACAGAAGAAAACAGAAGACTTCACAAGGAATTACAAGAGCTGAGAGCTCTCAAAACTTCAAATCCATTCTACATGCAACTCCCCGCCACCACTCTCACCATGTGCCCTTCATGTGAGCGCGTTgcctccaccaccgccgccgctccCGCTGCCGTGAAGGCGGACTCCAATATCCCCAAGGCTATTCCGTTTCCGCTGGCGAGGCCCAGATTTTACCCGTTTCCGCAAGCGCATCCTAATCAGCCGGCGGCGTCTTGA